A DNA window from Brenneria izadpanahii contains the following coding sequences:
- a CDS encoding 4'-phosphopantetheinyl transferase family protein: MLAAFIDEVEWITFPQTKDGAVYPGFSARSRFHLAAYSDRLFAEAEIPFNDALERSVPKRRAEFLAGRCLAKQVLSKLGYENFVLNSAEDRSPQWPKNVSGSLSHSDGSVLCAAHIHSSAFACVGVDIENFMSAKRAESLWPGLVDEDEYHWLGAQNDEFRCLLTLNFSAKESLFKALYPRVKRYFDFLDARMVALDSARQSFELKLLNDLTPEFRAGRRFKGSYLKRADDITTFLCC; encoded by the coding sequence ATGCTTGCTGCTTTTATTGATGAAGTTGAGTGGATAACCTTCCCACAGACCAAGGATGGCGCCGTTTACCCCGGCTTTAGCGCCCGCAGCCGTTTCCATTTGGCCGCCTATTCCGACAGGCTGTTTGCCGAGGCCGAGATCCCATTCAATGATGCGCTTGAGCGCTCTGTGCCGAAGCGCCGGGCTGAGTTTCTGGCCGGCCGCTGTCTGGCCAAACAGGTGCTGAGTAAGCTCGGATATGAGAACTTCGTCCTCAACAGCGCGGAGGATCGCTCGCCGCAGTGGCCTAAAAACGTTTCCGGCTCCCTAAGCCATAGCGACGGCAGCGTGCTGTGCGCCGCACATATCCACAGTAGCGCGTTTGCCTGCGTTGGCGTCGACATCGAGAATTTTATGTCTGCGAAACGCGCCGAATCGCTCTGGCCCGGTCTGGTAGATGAAGACGAATACCACTGGCTCGGCGCGCAGAATGACGAGTTTCGTTGTTTACTGACGTTAAACTTTTCCGCCAAAGAGAGTCTGTTTAAGGCGCTGTATCCACGGGTTAAACGCTATTTCGATTTTCTTGATGCAAGAATGGTCGCGTTGGATAGCGCCAGGCAGAGTTTTGAACTGAAGTTACTGAACGATTTGACGCCGGAATTTCGTGCCGGACGCCGCTTCAAAGGAAGTTACCTGAAAAGGGCCGACGATATCACGACTTTCCTCTGCTGCTGA
- a CDS encoding glycoside hydrolase family 68 protein → MNTFNQEKKSSLKSTKPFKPSIWSRADALKVTEDDPTTTQPLVSGDFPVMSDEVFIWDTMPLRDLDGNIASVNGWSVIFTLTASRNPTDPQYLDEDGNYDITSDWNDRHGRAKMYFWYSRTGKDWIMGGRVMADGVSPTTREWAGTPILLNDNGEIDLYYTAVTPGATIVKVRGRVVTTENAVEMVGFNKVKSLFEADGKMYQTESQNPYWGFRDPCPFRDPKSGKLYMLFEGNVAGERGSHVVGPDEIGDVPPGYEDVGNSRYQTGCIGIAVCRDEDGDDWEMLPPLVTAVGVNDQTERPHFVFQDGKYYLFTISHKYTYGDGLTGPDGVYGFVSEELFGPYVPLNGSGLVLGNPSSQPFQTYSHYVMPNGLVTSFIDSVPTGEDEDDDAYRIGGTEAPTVKIKLKGEQTFVVEEFDYGYIPPMIDVEVK, encoded by the coding sequence ATGAATACATTTAATCAAGAGAAAAAATCCTCCCTTAAAAGTACGAAACCGTTTAAGCCCTCTATTTGGTCGCGGGCTGATGCGCTGAAAGTCACGGAAGACGATCCGACCACCACCCAACCGCTGGTCAGCGGAGATTTCCCGGTAATGAGCGATGAGGTGTTTATCTGGGATACCATGCCGCTGCGCGATCTTGACGGCAATATCGCCTCGGTTAACGGCTGGTCGGTTATCTTCACGCTGACGGCTTCCCGTAACCCAACCGATCCGCAGTACCTGGATGAAGACGGGAATTACGATATCACCAGCGACTGGAACGACCGTCACGGCCGGGCAAAAATGTACTTCTGGTACTCGCGCACCGGTAAAGACTGGATCATGGGCGGCCGCGTGATGGCCGATGGGGTATCGCCGACAACGCGTGAATGGGCGGGTACGCCGATTCTGTTGAACGACAACGGTGAAATCGATCTGTATTACACCGCGGTGACGCCGGGCGCGACCATCGTCAAAGTGCGCGGTCGCGTGGTGACCACGGAAAATGCGGTGGAAATGGTCGGCTTCAATAAGGTTAAAAGCCTGTTTGAAGCGGATGGCAAAATGTATCAGACCGAAAGCCAGAACCCTTACTGGGGCTTCCGCGATCCTTGCCCGTTCCGCGATCCGAAAAGCGGCAAGCTGTATATGCTGTTTGAAGGCAACGTTGCCGGTGAACGCGGTTCCCATGTCGTCGGTCCCGATGAGATTGGGGATGTGCCTCCGGGCTATGAAGATGTCGGCAATTCCCGTTATCAGACCGGCTGCATCGGTATCGCGGTATGCCGTGATGAGGATGGCGACGATTGGGAAATGCTGCCTCCGCTGGTTACCGCGGTTGGCGTTAACGATCAGACGGAGCGCCCGCACTTTGTTTTCCAGGATGGAAAATACTACCTGTTCACCATCAGCCACAAATATACCTATGGCGATGGTCTGACCGGGCCTGACGGCGTGTACGGTTTTGTCAGCGAAGAGCTGTTCGGGCCTTATGTGCCGTTGAATGGTTCTGGTTTGGTGCTGGGCAACCCATCTTCCCAGCCTTTCCAGACTTACTCCCACTACGTTATGCCTAACGGCCTGGTAACTTCCTTCATCGATTCCGTACCAACGGGTGAGGATGAAGATGATGATGCCTACCGTATCGGCGGCACCGAAGCCCCGACGGTGAAAATCAAGCTGAAAGGCGAGCAAACCTTCGTAGTGGAAGAGTTTGACTATGGTTATATCCCCCCGATGATTGACGTTGAGGTGAAATAA
- a CDS encoding antitermination protein: protein MKIEHALSLCGPRSASSIFACRDVSPSYVYRPQSSNRPSGQAKKGGASPRGSRDGYSDILLALGVVQSHEALGLSLILTKYNKDPDEKSKAIEGIARFAMKQAPKLVGKAAGRQMAQCIVLMAKMAVEEYGRTADDPLNRCRCKGRGKVIDQDASRAAGKTIEKVCPRCGGSGMKPVKSASVYKVIKTVVPDLTQRTWSRNWKVFYDSLVAQCYQESTAAEKLFSMVTAPQQ, encoded by the coding sequence ATGAAGATTGAACACGCGCTTAGCCTGTGCGGGCCCAGATCAGCCTCGTCAATATTTGCGTGTCGGGATGTTTCACCTTCGTATGTTTACCGGCCGCAAAGCAGCAACAGGCCGAGCGGCCAGGCTAAAAAAGGCGGCGCGTCCCCACGCGGTTCGCGGGACGGCTATAGCGATATTCTGCTGGCGCTGGGCGTTGTCCAATCGCATGAAGCGCTGGGGCTTAGCCTTATTCTGACCAAATACAACAAAGATCCTGATGAAAAAAGCAAAGCGATAGAAGGCATAGCCCGTTTCGCCATGAAGCAGGCGCCAAAGCTGGTGGGGAAGGCCGCCGGACGGCAGATGGCGCAGTGCATCGTGCTGATGGCGAAGATGGCGGTGGAAGAGTACGGCAGGACCGCGGACGACCCGCTGAACCGCTGCCGGTGCAAAGGCCGGGGGAAAGTGATCGATCAGGATGCGTCCCGCGCCGCGGGTAAAACCATCGAGAAGGTCTGTCCCCGCTGCGGCGGCTCCGGAATGAAGCCGGTCAAATCGGCTAGCGTATATAAAGTCATTAAAACCGTAGTGCCAGATTTAACCCAACGCACGTGGTCACGGAATTGGAAAGTGTTTTATGATTCCCTGGTTGCCCAGTGTTATCAGGAATCTACGGCAGCAGAAAAATTATTTTCCATGGTTACAGCGCCGCAACAATAA
- a CDS encoding phage holin, lambda family: MQINIFSWADVYELIHAWWHGDVPTGGVLLSIFIAILRVAYTGGGWQRMLLEGALCGALTLTAVSSLEYFSLPKTLTPALGGMIGFIGVEHIRRGILQFLNDRFESDKKNKK, encoded by the coding sequence ATGCAAATCAATATCTTCAGTTGGGCCGATGTTTACGAGTTAATACATGCCTGGTGGCACGGTGATGTCCCTACTGGGGGTGTGTTGCTATCCATTTTTATTGCGATACTTCGCGTTGCCTATACCGGCGGAGGCTGGCAGCGTATGCTGCTGGAAGGCGCGCTGTGCGGGGCGTTGACGCTGACGGCGGTTTCGTCGCTGGAGTATTTCTCGCTGCCTAAAACGTTAACGCCGGCACTGGGCGGCATGATCGGCTTTATCGGCGTCGAGCATATTCGCCGCGGGATATTGCAATTTTTAAATGACCGTTTTGAAAGCGATAAAAAAAACAAGAAATAA
- a CDS encoding NupC/NupG family nucleoside CNT transporter has translation MQLIMSLIGMAALVLFAALLSSNRRAIKRRTVLGAFLIQIGIGALVLYVPLGRRILGAMTEGVANVISYGNQGISFMFGGLVSEQMFEVFGGGGFVFALRVLPIIVFFSSLIAVLYYMGVMQWVIRLLGGGLQKILGTSRTESLSATANIFVGQTEAPLVVRPYIANMTQSELFAVMCGGLASIAGSVMAGYAQMGVPLEYLIAASFMAAPGGLLFAKLLIPETENTHDREEIAGFIDEDDRPANVIDAAASGAASGMQLALNVGAMLLAFIALIALLNGILGGVGGWFNYPQLSMELILGWLFSPVAFLIGVPWDEATIAGSFIGQKLIVNEFVAYMNFSEYLKADDVVAAAGLQVLSDHTKAIISFALCGFANLSSIAILIGGLGSMAPNRRQDIARLGLKAVTAGTLSNLMSASIAGFFLAL, from the coding sequence ATGCAACTCATCATGAGTCTCATCGGCATGGCCGCGCTCGTCTTGTTTGCCGCTCTGCTTTCCAGCAATCGTAGAGCCATCAAGCGCCGTACGGTGCTGGGCGCTTTTCTGATCCAGATCGGCATCGGCGCTCTGGTGTTGTATGTCCCGTTGGGACGCCGGATTTTGGGGGCCATGACGGAAGGGGTGGCTAACGTTATTTCCTATGGTAATCAGGGCATCTCTTTTATGTTCGGCGGTCTGGTTTCCGAGCAAATGTTTGAAGTCTTCGGCGGCGGAGGCTTTGTTTTCGCGCTGCGCGTACTGCCGATTATCGTTTTCTTCTCATCGCTGATCGCCGTGCTCTATTACATGGGCGTTATGCAATGGGTGATTCGCTTGCTGGGCGGCGGATTACAGAAGATTCTGGGCACATCGCGCACGGAATCGCTGTCCGCCACCGCGAATATTTTCGTGGGGCAGACAGAAGCGCCGCTGGTGGTTCGCCCCTATATCGCCAATATGACGCAGTCGGAGCTATTCGCCGTGATGTGCGGCGGTTTGGCCTCCATCGCTGGCTCTGTTATGGCGGGCTATGCGCAGATGGGCGTGCCGCTGGAATACCTGATCGCCGCTTCCTTTATGGCGGCGCCCGGCGGACTGTTGTTTGCCAAGCTGCTGATCCCCGAGACGGAAAATACGCACGATCGTGAGGAAATAGCCGGGTTTATCGATGAAGACGATCGCCCCGCCAACGTTATTGACGCGGCGGCGAGCGGCGCGGCTTCCGGGATGCAACTGGCGTTGAACGTGGGGGCCATGCTGTTGGCGTTTATCGCGCTGATTGCCTTGCTTAACGGGATCCTCGGCGGCGTGGGCGGCTGGTTCAACTATCCGCAGTTGTCGATGGAGCTGATTTTAGGCTGGCTATTCTCGCCCGTGGCGTTTTTAATTGGCGTGCCCTGGGATGAAGCGACGATTGCCGGCTCGTTTATTGGTCAAAAGCTGATCGTCAATGAGTTTGTCGCCTACATGAATTTCAGCGAGTACCTGAAAGCCGACGATGTGGTGGCCGCCGCGGGATTACAGGTATTGTCCGACCATACCAAAGCGATTATTTCATTCGCGCTCTGCGGATTTGCTAACCTGTCATCGATAGCTATTCTTATTGGAGGACTGGGCAGTATGGCGCCGAACCGGCGTCAAGATATCGCCAGGCTCGGTTTGAAAGCAGTAACGGCGGGAACGCTTTCCAACCTGATGAGCGCCAGCATCGCCGGATTCTTTTTAGCGCTTTAG
- a CDS encoding ABC transporter substrate-binding protein, with protein MINEINKSLLCILAVSFLLAARGVSAQSNEEVIHGWTSSSESAAVRVYAEAYNRAGGHWVDTAIAGGSNARTLGINRIVGGNPPMAMQFSIGRRFDDLIEADLLTDLQSVVDKEYWKKVLYEPVYQSISRDDNIYAVPVGLHGQNWLWTNNELFQEAGLSIPKNWSELVEVGREFKKRGVIPLAVAGVPIYEQNLFNAVLSSYGGGDLYRKIYIEHDIDAIKGEAFADVVTLFDSLHELVDAGSPGRSWSDTTALIIHKKAAMEIMADFAKGEFFAAGKQVGKDFECNLLGPEFIFSGDVFVFPRTADKAQQAAQQRLINVAFDPVNQVAFAAQKGSLPPRADADVSSLDICAQKAHAVLQKPGNLLGGVPVLLSPQTLGELQDNVSRFWNRNIDSERFIARFADIIAQEE; from the coding sequence ATGATAAATGAAATAAATAAGTCGCTTTTATGCATATTGGCCGTATCCTTTTTATTGGCCGCTCGCGGCGTTTCCGCGCAATCGAATGAGGAAGTCATTCATGGATGGACCTCCTCCAGCGAATCCGCCGCGGTGCGCGTCTATGCGGAAGCATATAACCGTGCCGGGGGGCATTGGGTCGATACCGCCATCGCCGGCGGCAGCAATGCCCGCACGCTGGGGATTAATCGCATCGTGGGCGGCAATCCGCCGATGGCGATGCAATTTTCCATCGGACGCCGATTCGATGATTTAATCGAAGCCGATCTCCTGACGGATTTGCAGAGCGTTGTGGATAAAGAATACTGGAAGAAAGTGCTTTATGAACCGGTTTATCAGTCAATTAGCCGCGATGATAATATTTATGCCGTTCCCGTGGGGCTACACGGCCAGAATTGGCTGTGGACCAATAATGAATTATTTCAGGAAGCCGGGCTGAGCATACCAAAAAATTGGTCTGAATTGGTTGAGGTCGGCCGGGAATTTAAAAAACGCGGCGTTATTCCTTTAGCTGTCGCAGGCGTGCCAATATATGAGCAGAATTTATTTAATGCCGTGCTATCGAGTTATGGCGGCGGAGATCTTTATCGGAAAATATATATAGAACATGATATTGATGCCATAAAAGGCGAAGCGTTCGCGGACGTGGTGACGCTATTTGATTCCCTGCATGAATTGGTGGATGCCGGAAGCCCCGGCCGCAGCTGGAGCGATACCACCGCCCTGATTATCCATAAAAAGGCCGCGATGGAGATTATGGCCGACTTCGCCAAAGGGGAATTTTTCGCCGCCGGCAAACAGGTGGGTAAAGATTTTGAATGCAACCTGCTTGGCCCGGAGTTCATTTTCAGCGGCGATGTTTTCGTCTTTCCCCGCACCGCCGATAAAGCGCAACAGGCGGCCCAGCAGCGTTTGATTAATGTGGCTTTCGATCCGGTTAATCAGGTCGCGTTCGCCGCGCAAAAAGGCTCATTGCCGCCGCGCGCCGATGCCGATGTATCATCGCTGGATATCTGTGCGCAAAAGGCGCATGCCGTACTGCAAAAACCGGGGAATCTGCTGGGCGGCGTACCGGTATTGCTGTCGCCGCAGACGTTGGGCGAATTACAGGACAACGTCAGCCGTTTCTGGAATCGAAATATTGATAGCGAGCGCTTTATCGCGCGCTTTGCCGATATTATCGCTCAGGAAGAGTAA
- a CDS encoding glycoside hydrolase family 3 C-terminal domain-containing protein, translating into MTNPTSFGEINNASPSPLPAYKNPALPVEQRVRDLLARMTPEEKATLLSGSGWMESAAIQRLDIPAIKMVDGPVGIRAWTGSSAETNNPDAGAVKILSTAFPAGIALAATWNTSLAERQGQAIAQQVKALGRNMLLAPTVNISRLPLWGRNFESYGEDPYLTSRLGVAYIRGVQDEGVIASVKHLAVNNQEFQRRRVNVTVDERALHEIYLPAFKAAVQEAGVWSVMSAYNKVNGAHASENKPLLHAILRQRWGFRGFVISDWGSTYSTLAPLNAGLDLEMPGGGARQKFLDSPRAEAEYAKGGWLTAERVLAEIDAGRLSQDRVDEHAGNILRAIFLSGLFDHPPAGGGELDTPAQQALARQIATESIVLLKNERGILPLDPARIKTIAVIGPNAGVARAGGGGSSLVKPKTAIAPLDAIRRRAGAEIKVDYALGASMAGEDPREDNSPARARQLQQATDLAANADVAIVVVGRYPKLEGEGFDINAMDLPSGQEALIQAVASVNPNTIVVLNTGSPVTVSRWLPNISGLVNMWYGGQAGGEALASILFGDANPSGKLPLTFPISWEDSPAYGNYPGENLQVNYAEGIYVGYRYFDKNNLQPQFPFGFGLSYTTFEYGQLAVTSVNKGEQIADVTLQIRNTGSRAGAEVVQLYVHDSHSRIERPLRELKGFSRVELQPGEAKTVSFALDLSALAYYSAEQAEWVAEPGKFILQIGSSSRDIRLEAALELK; encoded by the coding sequence ATGACCAACCCCACCTCGTTTGGCGAAATAAATAACGCTTCTCCGTCACCGCTGCCGGCGTATAAGAATCCCGCACTGCCGGTGGAACAGCGGGTACGGGATCTGCTGGCCCGGATGACGCCGGAAGAGAAAGCGACGCTGCTCAGCGGCAGCGGCTGGATGGAGAGCGCCGCCATTCAGCGTCTGGATATTCCCGCCATCAAGATGGTCGACGGGCCGGTGGGCATCCGAGCCTGGACGGGCAGCTCGGCGGAAACCAATAATCCCGATGCCGGCGCCGTCAAGATCTTATCGACCGCCTTCCCGGCCGGGATAGCGCTGGCCGCGACCTGGAATACCTCTCTGGCGGAACGGCAGGGACAGGCCATCGCCCAGCAGGTAAAAGCGCTCGGACGCAACATGCTGCTGGCGCCGACGGTCAATATCAGCCGTCTGCCCCTGTGGGGGCGTAACTTTGAAAGCTATGGCGAAGACCCCTATTTGACCAGCCGGCTGGGAGTGGCCTATATCCGCGGCGTTCAGGACGAAGGCGTGATCGCCTCGGTCAAACATCTGGCGGTCAACAATCAGGAGTTTCAGCGCCGTCGCGTCAATGTCACGGTGGACGAGCGCGCGCTGCATGAGATCTATCTGCCCGCCTTCAAAGCCGCCGTTCAGGAGGCCGGCGTATGGAGCGTGATGTCGGCCTATAACAAGGTCAATGGCGCGCATGCTTCCGAAAACAAACCCTTGCTGCACGCTATTTTACGACAGCGGTGGGGATTCCGGGGATTCGTCATTTCCGATTGGGGCAGCACTTACTCCACGCTGGCGCCGCTGAATGCGGGCCTTGATTTGGAAATGCCCGGCGGCGGCGCGCGGCAAAAGTTTCTCGATAGCCCGCGTGCCGAAGCCGAATATGCCAAAGGCGGCTGGCTCACGGCCGAGCGGGTGCTGGCGGAGATTGACGCGGGAAGGCTATCCCAGGATCGGGTGGACGAGCATGCCGGCAATATCTTGAGAGCGATATTCTTAAGCGGACTGTTTGATCATCCGCCCGCCGGCGGCGGTGAGTTGGATACGCCGGCTCAACAGGCGCTGGCGCGTCAAATCGCGACCGAAAGCATAGTATTGCTGAAAAATGAACGGGGAATATTGCCGCTGGATCCGGCTCGCATCAAAACGATTGCCGTCATTGGGCCCAACGCCGGCGTAGCTCGTGCCGGAGGCGGCGGCAGTTCGCTGGTGAAACCGAAAACGGCGATCGCGCCGCTTGATGCCATCCGGCGACGCGCCGGCGCGGAGATCAAGGTAGATTATGCGCTGGGCGCGTCCATGGCGGGAGAGGATCCGCGTGAAGATAACTCGCCGGCCAGAGCGCGGCAGTTGCAGCAAGCGACGGATCTGGCCGCGAATGCTGACGTGGCGATTGTGGTGGTTGGCCGCTATCCCAAACTTGAAGGGGAAGGCTTTGACATCAACGCGATGGATCTGCCCTCAGGTCAGGAAGCGCTGATTCAGGCGGTCGCCAGCGTCAACCCGAATACCATTGTGGTGCTGAATACCGGCAGCCCGGTGACGGTGAGCCGGTGGCTGCCGAATATATCCGGCCTGGTGAATATGTGGTACGGCGGACAGGCGGGCGGCGAGGCATTGGCTTCGATTCTGTTCGGCGATGCCAATCCGTCGGGAAAGTTACCGCTGACCTTTCCCATAAGCTGGGAGGACTCGCCGGCCTATGGCAATTATCCCGGCGAGAATCTACAGGTGAACTATGCGGAAGGGATTTATGTCGGCTACCGCTATTTCGATAAAAATAACCTGCAACCACAGTTTCCTTTCGGCTTCGGCCTTTCCTATACCACCTTCGAGTACGGCCAATTAGCCGTAACATCCGTCAATAAAGGAGAGCAGATCGCCGACGTCACGTTACAGATCCGCAATACTGGCTCGCGCGCCGGAGCGGAAGTCGTCCAACTCTATGTGCATGATAGCCATTCCCGCATCGAACGGCCGCTGCGCGAATTAAAAGGGTTCAGTCGTGTTGAATTACAGCCGGGGGAAGCGAAAACGGTTAGTTTTGCACTTGATTTGAGCGCGCTGGCCTATTACAGCGCCGAGCAGGCGGAATGGGTGGCGGAACCAGGGAAATTTATATTGCAGATAGGTTCCTCGTCGCGGGATATCAGGCTTGAGGCCGCGCTGGAACTGAAATGA
- a CDS encoding carbohydrate ABC transporter permease, protein MDRRRTWRKQFSLVLALSPMLIVVLVAYIGSILWTVRLSMTNSRLLPTDDFVGLLQYRRLFANDQFYQSVIHLTMFGAVYIIGCLALGFLLAVFIDQQVRGESALRAIFLLPHALSFVVTGVIWQWLFNPDFGIQQIVRDWGFSDFRFDWLVQSDWAIYAIAFAGVWQSAGLVMVILLAGIRGINEDLWKAARVDGIPKWRYYTRIVLPLIQPMVATALILLVVATFKLYDLVVTMTHGGPGGATDVPATFIMDNLFERANVGRAMAAATMLLIMAIVVLSPWIYLRAFKRKR, encoded by the coding sequence ATGGATCGGCGGCGGACATGGCGTAAGCAGTTTTCCCTGGTATTGGCGTTGTCGCCGATGCTCATCGTGGTGCTTGTCGCTTATATCGGCTCGATACTCTGGACCGTGCGCCTGTCGATGACCAATTCGCGGCTGCTGCCGACGGATGATTTCGTCGGCCTGCTGCAATACCGGCGTCTGTTCGCCAACGATCAGTTCTATCAATCGGTTATCCACCTGACGATGTTTGGCGCCGTATACATTATCGGCTGTCTGGCGCTGGGATTTTTACTGGCGGTATTTATCGATCAACAGGTGCGCGGAGAGAGCGCGCTGCGCGCCATTTTTCTACTGCCGCACGCCTTGTCGTTCGTGGTGACCGGCGTGATATGGCAATGGCTGTTTAACCCGGATTTCGGTATTCAACAGATTGTCCGCGATTGGGGATTTAGCGATTTTCGCTTTGACTGGCTGGTGCAGTCTGACTGGGCCATCTACGCCATCGCCTTTGCCGGCGTATGGCAATCCGCCGGGTTGGTGATGGTGATACTTCTGGCGGGTATCCGCGGGATCAATGAGGATTTGTGGAAGGCGGCGCGGGTCGACGGCATACCCAAATGGCGTTATTACACCCGGATCGTGCTGCCGCTGATCCAGCCGATGGTGGCGACCGCGCTGATTTTGCTGGTGGTCGCGACGTTTAAATTGTATGACCTGGTGGTAACCATGACCCACGGCGGACCGGGCGGCGCCACCGATGTGCCGGCGACCTTTATTATGGATAATCTGTTCGAGCGCGCCAATGTCGGCAGAGCCATGGCCGCCGCCACCATGCTGCTGATTATGGCGATCGTGGTTCTCTCGCCGTGGATCTATCTGCGCGCCTTCAAAAGAAAACGATAA
- a CDS encoding carbohydrate ABC transporter permease, producing MTVRLPVYAGRPKKRSTARIGIYLFLAVSALFFLLPVLVMINTSLKPLDEIRPGSLLIPPLQPSFDAWRAAWSSACTGLTCNGIQGGFINSIKILAPSVFFSVLAGSWIGYTLTFWRYRWSELFFAVLLAGAFIPYQVFLYPLVRVFSYSGIYNSLASVVIVHVIFGLPIVTLLFRNFYASLPVELFNAARVDGGGIVTIYRRIILPMSAPMLVVATLLQATGIWNDFLFGLTFAGRDNYPMTVQLNNIVNSAEGGQAYNVNMAATLLTALVPLVLYLVCGRWLVRGIASGSVKG from the coding sequence ATGACTGTTCGCCTCCCTGTTTACGCCGGCCGGCCGAAAAAGCGTTCCACGGCGCGCATCGGCATCTATCTGTTTTTAGCGGTTTCCGCGCTGTTTTTTCTGTTGCCGGTATTGGTGATGATCAACACCTCGCTGAAACCGCTGGATGAAATCAGGCCCGGCAGCCTGCTGATACCGCCGTTACAGCCCTCTTTCGACGCCTGGCGCGCCGCCTGGTCGAGCGCCTGTACCGGTTTGACCTGCAACGGCATACAGGGCGGTTTTATCAATTCGATAAAAATACTGGCGCCATCGGTATTCTTCTCGGTGCTGGCGGGTTCCTGGATCGGCTATACGCTGACCTTCTGGCGCTATCGCTGGTCGGAGCTTTTTTTCGCGGTGCTGCTCGCCGGCGCCTTTATCCCTTATCAGGTGTTTTTATATCCGCTGGTCAGGGTCTTTTCCTACAGCGGCATTTACAACTCGCTCGCCAGCGTCGTGATCGTGCATGTCATCTTTGGCTTACCCATCGTCACGCTTCTATTCCGTAACTTTTATGCTTCACTGCCGGTGGAGCTGTTTAATGCCGCACGGGTTGACGGCGGGGGCATCGTGACCATCTACCGGCGGATTATTCTACCCATGTCGGCGCCTATGCTGGTGGTGGCGACGCTGCTGCAGGCGACCGGGATCTGGAATGACTTTTTGTTTGGCTTAACATTCGCCGGGCGCGACAACTACCCCATGACCGTGCAGCTTAATAACATCGTCAATAGCGCGGAAGGCGGGCAGGCGTACAACGTGAATATGGCGGCCACGCTATTAACCGCGCTGGTGCCATTGGTTCTCTATCTGGTTTGCGGCCGTTGGTTGGTTCGCGGCATCGCATCCGGCTCGGTAA
- a CDS encoding LexA family transcriptional regulator yields the protein MTELTERLRYLMREEGMKQKDLAEIVGTSPQTVNNWLKRGTLSRESAQAINEKTGYSLDWLLNGNGHPKPESSNFKSSRLHVTEWEGINNDDDEFVEVPLLGVRLSAGGGAYDIDEDEVYALPFRTHTLRRLGIRVEDTRVVTVMGDSMEPKLSDGDKVAVNLSDRQIRDGKMYAIRMGELQRVKALIKRPDGSIIVRSYNPLYEDEIVTKEQIINGELVVIGRVWWVSALV from the coding sequence ATGACAGAGCTAACCGAACGCCTGCGCTATCTGATGCGCGAAGAGGGAATGAAACAAAAGGATTTAGCTGAAATTGTGGGCACATCACCTCAAACCGTGAACAATTGGTTAAAACGAGGAACGCTGAGCCGTGAGTCAGCTCAGGCCATTAATGAGAAAACCGGTTATTCACTGGACTGGTTGCTCAATGGCAATGGTCACCCGAAACCGGAGAGCAGTAATTTCAAGTCATCCCGCCTGCATGTTACCGAGTGGGAAGGCATTAATAATGATGATGACGAATTTGTGGAGGTTCCATTGTTAGGCGTCAGGCTATCCGCCGGAGGAGGAGCGTATGATATCGACGAGGATGAAGTGTATGCGCTCCCCTTTCGTACTCATACCTTAAGGCGGCTTGGTATCCGGGTGGAAGATACCCGCGTGGTTACCGTAATGGGCGATAGTATGGAGCCCAAGCTATCGGACGGAGACAAGGTTGCCGTCAACCTGTCCGACAGACAAATCCGCGACGGTAAAATGTACGCCATCCGCATGGGGGAGCTACAACGCGTAAAGGCGCTGATCAAACGTCCCGACGGCAGTATCATCGTGCGCTCTTACAACCCGCTTTACGAAGACGAAATTGTCACCAAAGAGCAGATCATCAACGGCGAGCTGGTCGTCATTGGACGCGTGTGGTGGGTTTCCGCGCTGGTGTAA